Part of the Kitasatospora sp. NBC_00374 genome is shown below.
ACCTGCTGCGCGAGGTCGCCCACCGGCGGGGCATCGCCGTCCTGCTGTCCAGCCACGACCCGGAGTTCGTCGCCCGCTGCGCCGACGACACCCTCGTCCTGAACCCGCCGGGCGGCGACGGACCGCGTCGGTCGAACCCGAAGTCGGGCCCGAACCCGAAGTCGGGCCCGAACCCGAAGCCGAGCCCGGCCGCGCCCCGCCCGGCCGCGCGCAGCACCGCGTCGGACGCCACCCTGAGCGCACGCGGCGTCGGCGCGCAGGTCGGCTCCGGCCGCGACCGCCGCGAGGTCCTCACCGGCCTCGACCTCGACCTCCACCCGGGATCCTGCACCGGGATCATCGGCCCGTCCGGCTCCGGCAAGACCACTCTGGTCCGGGTCCTGGCCGGCCTCCACCCGCCCACCGCCGGGACGTTGACCCTCGACGGCGTACCCCTCGCGGCCTCCCACCGGGCCCGCACCCGCGACCAGCGGCGCCGCGTCCAGCTCGTCCCGCAGAACCCGCTCGGGGCGCTCAACCCCGCGCGGACCGTCGGCGCCACCCTGACCCGGCCGCTGCGCCTGCACTTCGGCACGCCCCGGGACGGCTGCGCGGACCGGGTCGCCGGGCTCCTCGCCGCCGTCGACCTGCCCGCGGACTTCGCCGCCCGTTACCCCCACGAGCTCTCCGGCGGGCAGCGTCAGCGCGTCTCCGTCGCCCGCGCCCTGGCCGCCGAACCCGACGTGCTGCTCTGCGACGAGGTCACCTCAGCCCTCGACGCCGACACCGCCGCCGGCATCATGGCCCTGCTGGCCGGCCTCCGGGCCGACCGGGGGCTCGCCATCGCGCTGATCAGCCACGACCTCCCGTTGGTCGGCGCGCACGCGGACAGCCTCGTCGACCTCGCCGGCACCGCCCTGCGCCGGGACTGACCGGGCCCGCTCGGCGAGGGCGGCCAGCGCGCACACCCGGTGCAGCAGCGCGTTCAGCTGGGCCCGCTCACCCCGGGTCAGCGGCGACAGCAGGTCGTCCTGGACGGCGGCGGCGTCGGCGTGCAGCCGCTCCAGCGCCTCCCGTCCGGCGGGGGTGAGCGTCACCACCTCGTGGCGGCCGTTGATCTGGACGTGGAAGGACTCGACGAGCCGGGCGGACAGCAGGTCGTCGACCGCCCTGAACGCCTCCGCGGCGTCGAGGCCGAGGCGCGCGGCGAGGTCGGGTCTGGCGTGCGGGCCGAACTCGGCGAGGGTCGACAGCGCCGCCAGGTGCGACCGGGACATCCCGCGCTCCGCGAGCCGTTCCGTGAGCCTGTCCTCGGCCGCCCGCCCGGCCGTCGACAGCAGATGGACCGTCTGCTGGAGGGGGTTCGATGAACCCTTCCGGCCGTCGTACATCAGGCTTCCATCCGCTCGTCGGGCCCGTCGGGCGGGGCGGGATGCGGCCGGTCCCGGCTGCGGCAGCGCCGTGGTGCCGACAATCCGATATGTCTACGGCATTGTAGACGAGCCGGTCCGGGCAGGGGCGGCCCGCCGTGGGCCGATCCGGCACCGGTGGCCCACCCGGGTCCTGCCCTGCCGCGTCGGACGGCGTAGTACCGCGGTACCACCGATCGGCGGAGCATCGCGCCCTGAGTACCACGGTCCGTCGCGGTTCGGTGCTTAGCGTTGCTGGTGAGGCGGCCGGGTCGGCCGGAGCCCGAGCGCGAGGGACGAATCGATGATCGAGGCGCAGCAGCTGACGAAGAGGTACGGGGAGAAGACGGCGGTGGACCGGCTGGACTTCACCGTCCGGCCGGGCTCGGTGACCGGCTTCCTGGGGCCCAACGGCGCCGGGAAGTCCACCACCATGCGGATGATCGTCGGCCTGGACGCCCCGACCGGCGGATCGGTCACCGTCAACGGCCGCCGCTATGCCGAGCACGTGGCCCCGCTGCAGGAGGTGGGCGCGCTGCTGGAGGCCAAGTCGATCCACCCCGGACGGTCCGCCTTCGACCATCTGATGGCCCAGGCCCACACCCACGGCATCCCGCGCCGCCGGGTCGAGGAGGTGATCGGGCTGACCGGCCTGCAGAGCGTGGCGAAGAAGCGGGCCGGGGCGTTCTCGCTGGGCATGGGCCAGCGGCTCGGGATCGCGGCCGCCCTGCTGGGCGACCCCGCCACGATCATGCTCGACGAGCCGGTGAACGGCCTCGACCCCGAGGGTGTGCGGTGGATCCGCAACCTGCTCACCGGCCTGGCCGCCGAGGGCCGCACGGTGTTCGTCTCCTCGCACCTGATGAGCGAGGTGGCGCTGGTCGCGGACCACCTGATCGTCGTCGGCCGCGGCCGGCTGCTGGCCGACACCACGGTCGAGGAGCTGGTGCGCCGGGCCGGCGGCGACACCGTCCGGGTGGCGAGCGCGGATCCGGCCCGTCTGCGGGAGGTCCTCACGGGCCCGGGCGTGGAGATCACCGGCCGGGCCGGCTCCGAGGAGCTCCAGGTGACCGGTATGCCGGCCCGCGCGATCGGGCTGGCCGCCGCCGAGCACGGCATCGCGCTGTTCGAGCTGACCGCCAGGGCCGTGTCCCTGGAGGAGGCGTTCATGGAGCTGACCAGGGACGCCGTCGAGTACCACGGCACCACCGGCATCGAGACCCCCGGGAGGGCGGCATGAGCACCATCGCCCCGATCCACACCACCGAGCCGTCCGCCGTCCCGCCCGTCCGCCCGGTCTACCGGGTCACCGGGCGCCGCGTCCTGCGCGCCGAGTG
Proteins encoded:
- a CDS encoding ATP-binding cassette domain-containing protein, giving the protein MIEAQQLTKRYGEKTAVDRLDFTVRPGSVTGFLGPNGAGKSTTMRMIVGLDAPTGGSVTVNGRRYAEHVAPLQEVGALLEAKSIHPGRSAFDHLMAQAHTHGIPRRRVEEVIGLTGLQSVAKKRAGAFSLGMGQRLGIAAALLGDPATIMLDEPVNGLDPEGVRWIRNLLTGLAAEGRTVFVSSHLMSEVALVADHLIVVGRGRLLADTTVEELVRRAGGDTVRVASADPARLREVLTGPGVEITGRAGSEELQVTGMPARAIGLAAAEHGIALFELTARAVSLEEAFMELTRDAVEYHGTTGIETPGRAA
- a CDS encoding ABC transporter ATP-binding protein → MTPTAPAAQITGLSVALGDGTVLLDRVCLTLRPGRVHAVTGPSGAGKTTLLRAVAGALPPDAHLAEGAVTVLGHEILTLAPERLRALRRHHLAYLGQDPGSGLNPRMRVDRLITETAADRSRTALTDLLAQVRLPVGERIERRRPAELSGGQQRRVALARALARRPGLLLLDEPTAGLDPALRDEIADLLREVAHRRGIAVLLSSHDPEFVARCADDTLVLNPPGGDGPRRSNPKSGPNPKSGPNPKPSPAAPRPAARSTASDATLSARGVGAQVGSGRDRREVLTGLDLDLHPGSCTGIIGPSGSGKTTLVRVLAGLHPPTAGTLTLDGVPLAASHRARTRDQRRRVQLVPQNPLGALNPARTVGATLTRPLRLHFGTPRDGCADRVAGLLAAVDLPADFAARYPHELSGGQRQRVSVARALAAEPDVLLCDEVTSALDADTAAGIMALLAGLRADRGLAIALISHDLPLVGAHADSLVDLAGTALRRD